DNA from Lentibacillus amyloliquefaciens:
CAACAATTGCTGTCGATACGATTTTGAATCAAAAAGATGAAGACATGATTTGTATTTATGTCGCCATTGGTCAGAAAGAATCAACGGTAAGAAGTACGGTTGAAACATTCCGTCGTTACGGGGCACTTGACAATACAATCGTTGTGTCAGCTGGTGCATCAGAACCGGCACCGCTCTTGTATTTGGCACCATATGCCGGTGTATCAATGGGTGAAGAGTTCATGCATAACGGCAAGCACGTGTTGGTCGTGTACGACGACTTAACCAAACAGGCAGCAGCATACCGAGAACTGTCCTTGTTGCTTCGCCGCCCGCCAGGCCGTGAAGCATTCCCCGGGGATGTTTTCTATCTGCACTCACGCCTTTTGGAACGTGCAGCTAAATTAAGTGAAGAAAAAGGCGGCGGATCGTTGACTGCCTTGCCATTTGTTGAAACACAGGCAGGCGATATCGGTGCCTATATCCCGACAAACGTTATTTCAATTACAGACGGGCAAATCTTCCTGCAGTCTGACTTGTTCTTCTCAGGTGTGCGCCCGGCGATTAACGCCGGTCTCTCAGTATCACGTGTTGGTGGTTCGGCACAGCGGAAAGCGATGAAGAAAGTTGCCGGTACATTACGGCTTGACCTTGCATCGTTCCGTGAACTGGAATCATTCGCCCAGTTCGGCTCAGATCTGGATAAATCAACCCAGGCTAAATTGGACCGCGGTGCACGGACAGTTGAAATTTTGAAACAAGGACTCCACCAGCCATTAGCGGTTGAGAAACAAGTCATGATCATTTACGCACTGACGAAAGGTCTTCTTGATGACATTCCGGTAGAAGATGTTACACGCTTTGAAGGTGAATTCCATACGTGGCTTGAAGAAAACCGGAAAGAAGTGCTTTCCACCATCCGTGAAACCGGCCAATTGGCTGAAGATGATGACATGCGAGAAGCAGTGGAGGCATTCAAGAAAACGTTCCTGCCTAGTGACCAATAAATGATCGCAATATAAAGAGTTTGGATAAAGAGCCGAAACTAAGCTTTCGGTCTCTGACTTCTAACCTCCGACCTCTGTAAAGGAAGGGTGGTGAAACGCTTGGCATCACTTAGAGATATTCAAAAACGGATTGATTCGACTTCCAAAACAAAACAGATTACCAAAGCAATGGAAATGGTCTCGGCTTCCAAAATGAGCAAAGCGGAAGAAAATGCTAAACAGTTCGTTCCCTATAGTGAAAAAATCCAGGAAGTTGTTGCCAGCATTGCAGGCAGTAGTATGGATGCTGCTCACCCGATGCTCGAAAAGCGCGATGTCAAGAAGACCGGCTATTTCGTCATCACGTCTGACCGCGGACTGGCAGGTGCTTATAACAGCAGTGTGCTTAAAAAACTGAATGAAACAATTCAGAAGAACCACCAGTCAACGGATGAATATACAATTATCGTCGTCGGTCGTGTCGGTTACGAATTCTTCAGGAAGCGTGACATGCCGGTTGCTAAGAGTATTTTGGGTATGGCGGATCAGCCGGACTTTAATGATATCAAAGAGCTTGCATCTGAAACGGTTCAGATGTTTATTGATGAAGAAATTGATGAATTGACGATTTATTATAACCATTATAAAAGCGCCATCTCCCAGATCCCAACGGCAAAACAACTATTGCCGCTGACCGATATGGAAGAGAAGGCAAGCACCAGCACGAGCCAATATGAGTACGAGCCGGATCAGGAGCAAATTCTAAAAAGTCTCTTGCCGCAATATGCTGAAAGCTTGATTTATGGTGCTTTGCTGGATGGCAAAGCAAGTGAACATGCAGCACGGATGACAGCAATGCGCAGTGCAACTGATAATGCTAACGATCTGATTGATGATTTGACATTGAAATACAATCGTGCCCGCCAAGCAGCTATCACACAGGAAATCACAGAAATCATTGGCGGTGTCGCAGCACTTGAATAGCTTCTGGAGTGTGTGTTCAAAAGAAGGATAACAGATTTTGAACAGCCTCCAGGAATGTTCGATAGTAGGATAGGAGGGAAACAATTGAGCAAAGGACACATTACACAAGTCATGGGACCTGTTGTCGACGTTAAATTTGACAAAGGCCAGCTCCCTGATATCAATAATGCATTAGTTGTCCGCCCCGGTGAAGATGATTATGATGTTGATCTGACACTTGAAGTCGCGCTTCATCTTGGGGATAATGCCGTTCGCACAATTGCGATGGCCTCTACAGACGGGCTTAAACGTAATATGGCAATTGAAGATACAGGCGCATCAATCTCAGTGCCGGTGGGTCAAGCTACTCTTGGCCGTGTTTTCAACGTCCTTGGTGACAACATTGACCTTGATGAACCAGTACCAGAAGATATTCGGCGGGACCCAATCCACCGTCAGCCGCCTGAATTTGAAGACTTGACAACAGATACAGAAATTCTTGAAACAGGCATCAAAGTCGTTGACCTGCTGGCTCCATATACCAAAGGTGGTAAGATCGGCCTCTTCGGTGGTGCCGGAGTCGGTAAAACTGTATTGATTCAGGAACTGATCAACAACGTTGCGCAGGAACACGGCGGTATCTCTGTTTTCGCCGGTGTTGGCGAGCGGACACGTGAAGGTAATGATCTTTACTATGAAATGAAGGATTCAGGCGTTATTACCAAAACAGCGATGGTATTCGGTCAGATGAACGAGCCGCCGGGAGCACGTATGCGTGTAGCCCTGACTGGTTTGACAATGGCAGAATACTTCCGTGATGAAGAAGGTCAAGACGTACTGTTATTCATCGATAATATTTTCCGTTTCACACAAGCTGGTATGGAAGTATCAGCATTGCTTGGCCGGATGCCATCAGCCGTTGGTTATCAGCCGACACTCGCAACTGAAATGGGACAGCTGCAGGAGCGAATCACCACAACGGATAAAGGATCTGTTACATCGATCCAGGCCATTTACGTGCCTGCCGATGACTATACAGACCCGGCTCCTGCAACAACGTTTGCGCACTTGGACGCAACAACCAACCTTGACCGCGGATTATCCGAGC
Protein-coding regions in this window:
- the atpD gene encoding F0F1 ATP synthase subunit beta, producing the protein MSKGHITQVMGPVVDVKFDKGQLPDINNALVVRPGEDDYDVDLTLEVALHLGDNAVRTIAMASTDGLKRNMAIEDTGASISVPVGQATLGRVFNVLGDNIDLDEPVPEDIRRDPIHRQPPEFEDLTTDTEILETGIKVVDLLAPYTKGGKIGLFGGAGVGKTVLIQELINNVAQEHGGISVFAGVGERTREGNDLYYEMKDSGVITKTAMVFGQMNEPPGARMRVALTGLTMAEYFRDEEGQDVLLFIDNIFRFTQAGMEVSALLGRMPSAVGYQPTLATEMGQLQERITTTDKGSVTSIQAIYVPADDYTDPAPATTFAHLDATTNLDRGLSEQGIYPAVDPLASTSRALDPEVVGEDHYDVAREVQQTLQKYKELQDIIAILGMDELSDEDKLTVSRARRIQFFLSQNFHVAEQFTGQPGSYVPVSETVKGFREILDGKHDDLPEDAFRLVGRIEEVVEKGKDME
- the atpA gene encoding F0F1 ATP synthase subunit alpha, whose protein sequence is MSIKAEEISSLIKQQIESFDSELEVNDVGTVIEVGDGIARAHGLDDAMAGELLEFSNGVMGMAQNLEEGNVGIIILGEFTDIKEGDEVRRTGRVMQVPVGEDLLGRVVNPLGQPIDGKGPVETTKNRPIESAAPSIMDRQEVKEPLQTGIKAIDALVPIGRGQRELIIGDRQTGKTTIAVDTILNQKDEDMICIYVAIGQKESTVRSTVETFRRYGALDNTIVVSAGASEPAPLLYLAPYAGVSMGEEFMHNGKHVLVVYDDLTKQAAAYRELSLLLRRPPGREAFPGDVFYLHSRLLERAAKLSEEKGGGSLTALPFVETQAGDIGAYIPTNVISITDGQIFLQSDLFFSGVRPAINAGLSVSRVGGSAQRKAMKKVAGTLRLDLASFRELESFAQFGSDLDKSTQAKLDRGARTVEILKQGLHQPLAVEKQVMIIYALTKGLLDDIPVEDVTRFEGEFHTWLEENRKEVLSTIRETGQLAEDDDMREAVEAFKKTFLPSDQ
- the atpG gene encoding ATP synthase F1 subunit gamma gives rise to the protein MASLRDIQKRIDSTSKTKQITKAMEMVSASKMSKAEENAKQFVPYSEKIQEVVASIAGSSMDAAHPMLEKRDVKKTGYFVITSDRGLAGAYNSSVLKKLNETIQKNHQSTDEYTIIVVGRVGYEFFRKRDMPVAKSILGMADQPDFNDIKELASETVQMFIDEEIDELTIYYNHYKSAISQIPTAKQLLPLTDMEEKASTSTSQYEYEPDQEQILKSLLPQYAESLIYGALLDGKASEHAARMTAMRSATDNANDLIDDLTLKYNRARQAAITQEITEIIGGVAALE